The Hevea brasiliensis isolate MT/VB/25A 57/8 chromosome 1, ASM3005281v1, whole genome shotgun sequence DNA segment ATAGACTTACATCAAAGGCAATAAATTTGGTATAAAAGACAATAACAAACAAAATTTAAATCTTGCTCAAATGTATTTATGGATATAAAAACACAAAATGTTAGTAAAGGCCTAAATAGATGCACCTGAAATGCAGTTGTAaaggctctctctctctctcactctctctctcattctTGCTTAGGAGGAAACATATCTCACCCGTTTGTATTCTGTTGTCCATTCCTAACgcaatttctttctttttatcaaAATCGAAAAAACAAAACCCTTATATCTTACGTACACTCCCCTAATCAGATTATTGCAACAGAAGTTACCATGATTTTAGATCTTACCTATTCTTAATATACCAAGTTTACGAAGGATAAAAGCGATAATGCCATCTGGCATATAATgagataaattgtgataaaaaatgcCTAAGATACAGAGTGCCTTGAATTTCTGGATCTGAGAAAGGTAATGGAATGTTGCATGCCCAACATAGAGACACTTCACACCTAGCATCAGACCTGAGGACATGTGAAACCCAAAATTTTGACCCCAACATCACCAAGAAATTAAAGTCTATACTACAATTTCAAAGCTATTAACTAGCACCCAATCTCACTGAGATGCCTGGCAAGACTCTTACTGTAGAACTAAGAGCGTTCATGTGTTACTTCACTAAAGCATTCATAAGTCATAACAACTGGACAACGCTATTCGCAAACAAAAAATAGAAATTGAAACAGTTGctgttcttcatagaaattgagAGCCTGCTTGAGGAAAAAATAAGCAGTTTTACCATTTCCACTCATTGAATGGGCTTGGTCCCCTGAGCTTGATATAAAGATTCCCTATATAGGAAAAAGAAAGCAAAAAAAAGTTAAAAGAGCTATTAGTACCTTAAAAAGATAATGCCTACATGAGCAAACTTAAGTATTGCAAAGGTGATGAAGAATTAGCCGAAGTTAACCTGCTGGCGCGCTCGCTGTAGCTCCTGTTCCAGTTGGGTCAGCTTCAAGCGGCTACTTTCCAGTTGCTGGACATAGGCCTATGGGGAGAACAAGGATAGATGCACCTCAATAGAGGCAATGTAATTACATATGCATGCATCATGAAGTATGTTGTCACCAAACCTTGCAGATGTAAGATTATCAGAAGTCCACAAAGGTAACCACTTACTTTGCTTCTCATAAGGCCCCTAACCCTCTCTGTCTCTCTTATAACAAACCAACACCAGAATGCATGTAAAGACTTATCAATTAGAATCTGCTGTTCTAAGGCCATATCTTAATCTTTGTAGGATTTAACCAAAGAACTGTTCCCACCATAATCGCTGCCTTATACCATTGCACCAAAAATAAACCATGTCATCATTAAAGTAATGAAAAAGTTGGACCCCTTTTTTacaatttccaattagtttctaCCTTCCTTTCAAAGTTTTCTCCCCACCCCTCCCCCCTTCTCTTTACTTTCAAAGCCTTCTACCTTTCCTTTCTATTAATCATGCAATTTATTAGTGTAATAATTAatgtgatgaaaaaaaaaattggaattcaatcaaattctatTGTTTCAACAAATAAAATATAGAATTGAATCTATCTAATTTCCCATGTTAATATTACTGCTCTTTATGAGGGCATAAAGTATTAAAGTTCCATTAACTAATTTCTCCAATTATCAAGAGTGAATTATACCTTTTATTACAACTAAATATGAATCCTCACAACATAAGAATTGGAGAAAATAAAATCGCTTGGCACTAATTCGTTGTTTATAGAGGTTTCCAATCCATACAATAATAAACTTTAACCAGAATATCATCACATTTGGTCATAGCCAATCCACAGTTCCATGATCACTGATCCTGGCACACATTACCTTAAAATTGGTCCACTTTTTATAAATTTACATTGCATACTTGCCATCCAGCAGTAAAAATCAGTAttattgcatgtaaatggtattcATTGCAACAATGGAAAATGAAATATGAAATAATAACGAAATGAGAACCAAATATctgattaaaatgaattaaagaagGGATAGGGGGCACACACTTTCTTCCTCAACCGGCTTTTTCTTGCAGCTTCTCTATTTTGGGCAAGTCTACGAAGAGTCTGCAGAGTGTAACAAGACAAAATATCGTCAAATACAGCCAGCTACTATCACATAtgttattatataaatattttacctTCTGATCCAATTTATCCTTGGATCTGTCACTGGAATCTGAAACTGCAACAATACTGGATTGACCCCTATCAAACTGCATATACAGTGTTAAATTGTTAGATTCACAGCAATTTTGTTTCATCGATTCATTTTCCATCGAGTTAAATGGAGAATTTCACAGCTCAACTTGTTATGCAAGAGAAAAAATGAATATGGGAATCAAAACTATGgagtaataattaaaattcttgaTAACTTCTAAGTAAATCTCAAAAATTGCAGAATTGGGTACATAATATATACaaagagagaaaaggaaagaaactgTACATAATTTTGTTACATCAATTCATCTTCCAACGAGTTGAATGGAGAATGTCATAGCTCAACTTGTGATACATGAGAAAGATTGAACATCGGAACCCAAAACTAAGGAgtaataattaaaatacttaataACTTCTAAACAAATCTCTAAAATTGCAGAATCAGCACATAATATATACAAAGAGAGAATAGGAAAGAAACAGTACCCTCTGATTTTTTTCATCAGTGTCTGCATCTGTTGATATATCAGTCCGTGGACTGGCATCAGCCATATTGGACTCTCCCAAATTCTCTGTATTACCACTAGATATGGATACCAGGTTCAACTGTTGattcttttctagtggcaatctTTGCAACTCCACTTGGGCAGCAGATGGATTAATATTAAAGTAAGTAGTTGACTGTTTTGACCAAAAGAGAGGAGGCCAAAAAATATTAGTAGAAACAACTATCACAGGTAAACTATCACAGGCAAAAACACCATATATCAGATGGATTATGGAAATTCACCTTGTCAAAAGTGCCAATATTGAGGGGATCCGAAGAGACTGCTTGGCTACTTGCTTTTGCTGAATTGAACAATGTATCTGCAATTCCATGTCACAAAATCCTTCACAGATGCAGacaaattatttttcaaatctaTTTACAATACTACCTGAAAAACTAGTGCAATATTCATTATGTTGAGGGGCAAAAAATTTCTCTTTGATTTTCACTTTCACTAATATATTACAGTAGGCCAAGTTTTTACTCATTACCACTAGTACACTTCCAGAAATATCCATGCAACACGGTGGTAAATTATTGATTTTACAATAATTATAACATTTCTAGGTCATGCACCACTCTTCTTGATAAAATACTCTTCCCATCAAACAATCCACATTATTGCAGTGAGTACTATGATTGTAATTTAATGAAAAAGGGGAGAATAACCTAGAGCAGCAACCACATATATACTGCAGAGTTCATGCACTGCATGCCACCCAAGTCTGATATCAAAAATCATTCctatattttatctttttttttttttgttacgaGAATAATTTCTTTTGAACTAGCAGCAATATCAAGACCATGCAATCTTGATGATAATTtttggaaaaaaagaaaaaattagccAAGATCACATTGCATGGTACCATTATTCTGATGGATTGTTCTGAGCAGTAGTGAGCACAAGAAACAAATTCCCATAGAATCTTTAAACCGTTAAAATAGCCAAGAAGATATCGGCGAAtacattttagtttaattatctatCAGGTAACAGAGCATGAAACAATAAGCCATATCTGATAAACATTTCCTTCAGAAGTTGGATTACTGAATACTTACTTGCACTCAGGTCAACAGCATCATGGAAGCGAAATGCAATATTTTGCTCAAACACCCCAATATCAGAGACACGATATGATTGGATTGTATTTCCCTCTATGCTACTGAAAACCAGAGTTATGAAGAAATAAGTTACAAGAAATGCATTACAATCTGACAATCagattaatttctattaaaggtaCCAACATAATGCTACTGATCAAAGTATTAAAGTAGACATatgatattatattctctttaagACATCATAACTTGGACACGGACCAGACATCTTAACAAACTtccaatcatttttttttattcataattAATAGATCACAATAAAGGAATGGCTACAGGGAGAAACAAATAACAATCACAATTACGTTCAACTATTGAAACCACAAGAAAGTACCTTGTAATCATTCAATCTACTAATCTGCGAACATCAGTCAAACAAGAATTTTTACCGCTTACTGTGTTCTTATCTACCAAATTGTAATATGACATTCAAAATTCAAAGTCAAAATATTAGAAAACATTTCTGACACTAGTAGCAGTAGCAGAAATACTTCAATGCATGCAATTGATGGCAACCATGTTAGCATCTGTTCAATACGTACATTAGAGTGGACAAAAACAAAGCCTAAACATTTTAGAGAGAAAAGAATTACAAGTTGATCAAAGATGGCAACTTAAAATGTAAACTCAAATAATAACGAAACAAGTATATGAAAGAAGGGCATTACAGTGCATTCGAAATGGGCAATTGAGGATCAAAGCTCAGCATCCCGTTGGCTTCCTTCTCATCTTCCACACCCACCCTACTCCCCATACATCACCATCATCCTCACTTCCTTAGTCCCGTTCAAGCAAATTAGCCAAACCACTAACTAAACCAAACATCAAGAAGCATCATTATCTTCCTTCAGTGAAAAGCAACCAAATAGACAGAAACAAGAACATAAGAAATAGTAACAATCAAATATAGAAGATCAAGACTACTCGTGATTAAATCTGACATCTAGCAGAACTAGTTCCTATTCATAGAATCACAAAATTCACTCAAAACTGAAGCCTGTTCGAACACTATCATAAAAATTCCAAGTTCATATTCATAGAATAAATAAGAAGTTATTCCAGGGTTCCAACcaaatccaaaatctcaacattaaGAACCTAGGAAAATTCCGAGCACAGAAGCTACTAAGTTTTATTTAGGTAATGCTAACTGATGTACCAGATATTAAGGCGAAAGCAAAATCTACAAGAAGAAATAAATGAGCTACTCGTTGAAGTTCTTGTACAGATCAAATACAAACTTAGTTAAGGAAATAGACCTAAGACTATGATACCTTAGTTAAGGAAATAGACCTAAGCCTATGATACCAAACAATTAGTCTCTCAGTCAATTTTCATAACACTTGGCTGAGGAAAATGAAGAGAGAGAGGAGGGAAGAAAACAAACGGAAAAAAACCCAAACAGAACACAATACAGTAACTTCTCAAATATCGATAGGAACTAGTTTGGTAACGAAGTCGCAAGTTAAGGAACCCATCCAGCAATACCCAGATGCCAGACTCAGGCAGGACAAAAACCCACCAAATACGGGCTTTTAGAAAGCAAAATCCTTATCCAACATGAAGTAAGCAATTTCCACCAACAAAATGATAGAGCAAGATCTCAGAGAAGAAAATTACAAGACCTAGAATTCAACTTCTACAAAATGCTAATATAGTGACAATTCAACAATACACAAAAGCTAAAATGAAGCGCAGAACAGATGAAAACCCTTAAAAGAACAGCTTGCAGAAATCAAACTCGCCTACCCTAACGTGTAATAAGTTCACGAATCCTCACCAACCCTATGATACCCAGAAGTCAAAATCAAGGTAAAACGCTCCAAGACCCCCTTAACTCCAGAACCGTCGGAAAATCATGATTAACCTAGTCTAAATTCGCAAGGCACAATTTCACCACAAAATAAGCAATACCAAGAAGCCAAAAACCAGCTGAGGAAAAAAAATAGAACTTCTAAGATCGAAATTCACCTTACTACTAAAAAAGTAGCAGACTTTCATACCATGAAGTGATTGTTCTAGTCAAAATCACAACAGAGTACAGAAAGCACCAAACCCACCTGGCAATTTGTAGTTGATGATGATATTGGTGATGGTAGATGATAATGAAGATGAAATAATTTTTGCTGTAAAAAATTTTTATGTATTGGATTGGACAGAGAGTGTGTGTGGGGGGAGGATCAATCCAATCTCTAGACGTCTTCTTCTGGGAAATCTTCCACTTTCCAAGGACTAATGattttttaatcaattatttTAATGTTTAGTGCTTTGACATGAAATGTTTTTGTGtttgttttttccttttttttatataaaatttaattgctTTTTATAAACTTCCTCACTGTTAATCGTGTCAGAAACTGACACTGTTAACAATACAACCAATCTTTCTAGCTTACTATTGCTAGTGGGCAGAGCTTGGATTCTCTCCAGTCGAGGCCAAGACAAGGTATGGAACGGTAGTTGCTCTAGTTTTGCCACGTGTATAGTCTTAGTGGACATTGTAATAATtggaatctttttttttttccttttttacccATTGAGCCAACGTGGCAAATGAGATTTGTGCTAGTGGTCAGCGCACTCTGATTTCGGCCTAAAATTGGAATGAAATCGATCATTTCAATTTAAAGGGAATTGaaggaattttaatttaatttaatttgattttattaaatgtcaaatttttattaaaatttttaaaaaataaaatttttaatttttaatttaaaatatgataaaattaattaaaatctattttatctaattttagATGATTATGACCAAAGTTGAAATTaatcaatttcaattaaaatttattttaattttaattgaattaatttcagTCGATTacagataattttatttttttcgagTTTTTCTGGAGTAAGCTCAATTTATTGTGCTCTAAGACtttttttgtcacgacccaacctatgggccggaccggcactaggacctgggccagcctaaagcccccgaggcccgtagtaagcctaactgttcattaacccaactctaaggcccatttgggcccaatttcaagaaaccaaacggacagagtccagccataaaatggactttccaacggagagttttcgactcacccgacctgtaaacacaataaatactcaattggggagctcagctcaccctccacatactcatatcctcataaaaataaatgggagctcagctccctcatccaatccatcaaacatacatatcattatatgtttacaggtccaacatgataataatattacagaccataatcaaataaatacttctaacacatgcggaaattctaggagtaaataaaattacacaaatattgataaacaacctgtgaaggagaaaagcaggttaaccaaaaataaaatcctcctaaaaatattgagcagagtgagctgctcgagagtaaaatatcaattttaaccataatctctataactatctaaaactaatgcactgtagagtgaaatgcaacatcaacatcattttcacatcataacatcaaaaggtaatttggagcactcacgcactcgtagcatcaatcataacatatgggagccgatccctatacactctcttaaatccaactggtgccgaAGAACTCAAGGACTTTcgcaataaaccaaatcgagggtcccataagaactcaagccgtgactacccctcgaaggatcgggtctcgtaagaactcaagccgtgactacccgccctatccatagtccacaccacatcacacgcacgccaacgcacgcacactgctcaaaattaccataacaacatcatggcactttaatagttatcaatgcatcataaatcgttcctagagtttaactacatacatatatgcatataagtgatgcatgggcatgctgaacatataataatatcgaaattacaattaaaattaatattttactcacaagacAATCGATGACTATTGTGGAAAATAGTGACCTCGAtcatctaataattaaattataaatttattagtagtaagttaagataaaactctaaagaggcaatagatttaattcatgccgaaaattcAGTCTCCCTATACCCtgacctacccaacccgcaaaaaTGCTCAACTAACACTTCTAATTTCGCAATTCcctcaatcacatctcatcaatatcacatggccctcctgccctccaaatcagacaatactcaaaatcttaaaaattacgttttagtccctataattgatatttttcaaaaatccactcaaacaagctctaaaaattctaaaattttgccccgcggtccttaataatattataaggctattgcaaaatgaattgtaattttctagtcacccatgaatattttattcaagaattttactcaattccataagtttccaatagctaacatattattaattcaacccaatttaatattcacatatttaaacctccatcctcaagcttcaaccaatcatataaaatttaaacat contains these protein-coding regions:
- the LOC110666851 gene encoding transcription factor TGA6, with translation MGSRVGVEDEKEANGMLSFDPQLPISNALSIEGNTIQSYRVSDIGVFEQNIAFRFHDAVDLSANTLFNSAKASSQAVSSDPLNIGTFDKSTTYFNINPSAAQVELQRLPLEKNQQLNLVSISSGNTENLGESNMADASPRTDISTDADTDEKNQRFDRGQSSIVAVSDSSDRSKDKLDQKTLRRLAQNREAARKSRLRKKAYVQQLESSRLKLTQLEQELQRARQQGIFISSSGDQAHSMSGNGAMAFDVEYARWLEEQNRQINELRSAVNSHAGDAELRIIIDGIMAHYDEIFRLKGNAASADVFHLLSGMWKTPAERCFLWLGGFRSSELLKLLVNQLEPLTEQQLVGIGNLQQSSQQAEDALSQGMEALQQSLAETLSSGSLGSSSSSGNVANYMGQMAMAMGKLGTLEGFIRQADNLRQQTLQQMHRILTTRQSARALLAIHDYFSRLRALSSLWLARPRE